DNA sequence from the Ruminococcus albus 7 = DSM 20455 genome:
AGGTATCACCATACTTGCGAAAAATACATCTATCAAGTACAAGGACGTTAAGATAAACGTCATCGACACCCCCGGCCATGCTGACTTCGGCGGTGAGGTCGAGCGTGTACTGAAGATGGTAAACGGCGTTCTGCTGCTGGTAGATGCTGCTGAAGGTCCTATGCCCCAGACCCGTTTCGTTTTGCAGAAGGCTCTGGAGCTGGGTCATAAGATAATAATAGTTGTTAACAAGATAGACCGTCCCGATGCGCGTCTTAAAGAGGTAGTCGAGGAAGTTCTCGAACTTCTTCTCGACCTTGACGCTACCGATGAGCAGCTGGACAGCCCTGTACTGTTCTGCTCAGGCAGAGACGGTACTGCTTCGCTTACCATGGACGGCGGTACGGATATGATACCTCTGTTTGACATGATACTCAACTATGTACCTGCTCCCGAGGTCGAAGAAGAGGGCGGTATGCAGTATCTGGTATCCGCTATCGACTATAATGAGTACGTCGGACGTATAGCTATCGGACGTATAGAGCGCGGTGTGATGAAGGTAAATCAGGACGTAAGCATCGGTGATTTCCACAACACCAAGCAGGAATACCGCGGCAAGATAGTTACCATGTATCAGATAGAGGGTCTGAACAGAGTTCCCTGCAACGAGGCTAAAGCAGGTGATATCGTATGTATAAGCGGTATCGAGAACATCACTATCGGTGATACTATCTGTGAAGCCGGCAAGTTCGAGCCTCTGCCTTTCGTAAAGATAAGCGAGCCTACTGTCGAGATGACATTCTCGGTAAACAACTCGCCTTTTGCAGGCAGAGAGGGCAAGTTCGTTACTACCCGTCACATCAGAGACAGACTTTTCAAGGAACTGCTGAAGGACGTATCCCTGAGAGTATCCGAGACTGATAATGCTGATACCTATCGTGTTGCAGGCAGAGGTGAGATGCATCTTTCCATACTCATCGAGAATATGAGAAGAGAGGGCTACGAGCTGGGCGTATCCACACCCCGTGTGCTGTACCGCGAGATAGACGGCAAGCTGAACGAACCTATCGAGAGAGTTGTAATAGACGTTCCCGAGGACTGCGTTGGTTCTGTAATGGAGAAGCTGGGCAGCCGTAAGGGCGAGCTTCAGGCTATGAATCCTATCGGCAGCAGAATGAGACTTGAATTCCTTATCCCTGCAAGAGGACTTTTCGGCTACAAGAGCGAGTTCCTGACCGATACAAAGGGCGAGGGCATTATGAGCTCGGTATTTGAGGGTTACGAGCCTTACAAGGGCGATATCCCCAAGAGAGCACAGGGTTCACTGGTTGCATTTGAGACAGGCGAGGCTGTTACCTACGGTCTGTACAATGCACAGGAGAGAGGCGAGCTGTTCATAACAGCAGGTACTCAGGTATACGAGGGCATGGTAGTAGGCGCATCACCCAAGTCTGATGACCTGGTAGTAAATGTCTGCAAGAAGAAGCATCTGACCAACACCCGTGCAAGCGGTTCGGACGATGCTCTGCGTCTTATCCCTCCGAGAAATATGTCCCTGGAGGATGCACTGGAATTCCTGGCTGATGACGAGCTGCTGGAAGTTACTCCCAAGAGCATACGTATCAGAAAGAGAACACTGAGCAATCAGCAGAGAGCTAAGGACAGGGCTAAGATGTAAGCCTGATCCGGCATTATTGAAGTTTTATGCTGCATTGTTTGTAATACAGATCATTGGTATGGGCGGACAGCTTTCGGGCTGTCCGCTTTTTGCTGATGAAAAAACACCCCTGCGCGTAAGAACGGTACGCATAAAGAAGTACTATGGCGTTTCTATTGACAGTACAGAGATGATGTGCTACAATTGTTACTGACAAAAATCGGAGTTTATAGGCAGGTGCTTAGATTGGACGATAACATTATATCCAAATTATGCAAAAAGTGTTTTTCTGAAATTCCACAATCAATTGAACGATGTTCGGTAGGACAAGGCAACTATGTCTTTATTGTTCAATTAACTGATACAACGTATGTCATTCGGTGCAGTCCCGAAAAGAACGCTTACAATGATACAGTATATTGGTTGGAGAAATTGGCATTTATAGAAATACCTATCCCTAAAATCGTTGCCAAAGGCGTATTTGAAGATACCGAATATATTACCCTTACATATTTTGAAGGA
Encoded proteins:
- the typA gene encoding translational GTPase TypA, with translation MVREDLRNVAIIAHVDHGKTTLVDQMLKQSGTFRENQAVEERVMDSNDIERERGITILAKNTSIKYKDVKINVIDTPGHADFGGEVERVLKMVNGVLLLVDAAEGPMPQTRFVLQKALELGHKIIIVVNKIDRPDARLKEVVEEVLELLLDLDATDEQLDSPVLFCSGRDGTASLTMDGGTDMIPLFDMILNYVPAPEVEEEGGMQYLVSAIDYNEYVGRIAIGRIERGVMKVNQDVSIGDFHNTKQEYRGKIVTMYQIEGLNRVPCNEAKAGDIVCISGIENITIGDTICEAGKFEPLPFVKISEPTVEMTFSVNNSPFAGREGKFVTTRHIRDRLFKELLKDVSLRVSETDNADTYRVAGRGEMHLSILIENMRREGYELGVSTPRVLYREIDGKLNEPIERVVIDVPEDCVGSVMEKLGSRKGELQAMNPIGSRMRLEFLIPARGLFGYKSEFLTDTKGEGIMSSVFEGYEPYKGDIPKRAQGSLVAFETGEAVTYGLYNAQERGELFITAGTQVYEGMVVGASPKSDDLVVNVCKKKHLTNTRASGSDDALRLIPPRNMSLEDALEFLADDELLEVTPKSIRIRKRTLSNQQRAKDRAKM